From the genome of Colletotrichum higginsianum IMI 349063 chromosome 4, whole genome shotgun sequence, one region includes:
- a CDS encoding Methyltransferase OMS1, whose translation MLRNATRAGCPRWRLSARLPSALQRLASTRSMRQNSKPSQQSVLPTNNAYPAILACLQWHRMKQAKTYSPRRANPTPSSTPAPALETADIIFKARKTPLLASGVVALGLGIYISLLVSSLCSSPCCQGSESGPDTVPKGRPSNVFTKESARKFDQSLDGSEWLMGITALRRKLAAEASGHVLEVAIGTGRNLSYYDWSTILQPESPSASSTGLQHTTAAKAVDRSVNVAAAPILSYTGVDISGEMLGVAIDKLAQMVPQLAGVESQAQQQSLPAQSHWGVYSYLSNKLRVFQSDIHVFIPPPPEQISTSTKYDFVCSTFSLCSVRDPKQVIRDLANMVKPDTGRIILVEHGRGWWGFVNGLLDRSAASHFKKYGCWWNRDIAHIIESAAESLPELEVVKLDRPYITQLGTTLWVELRVSHTS comes from the exons ATGCTACGCAATGCAACCCGGGCTGGATGCCCTAGATGGAGATTGTCTGCTAGACTTCCCTCGGCTCTGCAAAGATTAGCTTCAACTCGATCGATGAGACAGAATTCGAAGCCTTCTCAACAGTCGGTTCTACCTACCAATAACGCATACCCAGCCATACTCGCTTGCTTACAATGGCATAGAATGAAACAGGCCAAAACTTACTCTCCTCGCCGCGCTAACCCGACCCCGTCCTCAACTCCAGCCCCTGCTCTCGAAACTGCCGATATTATATTCAAGGCCAGGAAGACACCCTTGCTCGCATCCGGTGTTGTGGCTTTGGGCCTGGGCATATACATAAGCCTCCTGGTCTCCTCACTCTGTTCGTCGCCTTGCTGCCAAGGTTCGGAATCAGGCCCAGATACTGTTCCCAAAGGGCGTCCCAGCAATGTCTTTACCAAGGAGTCGGCTCGGAAATTCGACCAGAGTCTCGATGGCTCTGAGTGGTTGATGGGTATCACTGCTTTGCGGCGCAAACTAGCTGCAGAGGCTTCGGGACATGTGCTCGAGGTCGCAATCGGCACCGGTCGAAACTTGTCATATTACGACTGGAGCACCATCCTTCAACCCGAATCACCGTCTGCATCGTCGACCGGACTCCAACACACAACAGCAGCTAAAGCCGTAGACCGCTCTGTTAAtgtcgcggcggcgccgattCTCTCGTACACTGGAGTTGACATCTCGGGCGAGATGCTGGGCGTCGCCATAGACAAGCTTGCGCAAATGGTTCCCCAACTGGCAGGCGTTGAGTCTCAAGCCCAACAACAGTCCCTACCTGCACAGAGCCACTGGGGAGTATACTCCTATCTATCGAACAAGTTGAGGGTTTTCCAGTCTGACATACACGTTTTCATTCCTCCCCCACCGGAGCAAATCTCGACGTCAACAAAGTATGACTTTGTCTGCTCAACATTCTCGCTGTGTAGTGTTCGCGATCCCAAACAAGTGATTCGGGACCTAGCCAACATGGTGAAGCCGGATACTGGCAGAATTATCCTCGTCGAGCATGGCCGAGGGTGGTGGGGTTTCGTCAACGGTTTGCTAGACAGGTCGGCGGCTTCACACTTCAAGA AGTACGGGTGCTGGTGGAATCGAGATATCGCTCATATTATCGAAAGCGCAGCTGAGTCGCTGCCCGAGCTCGAAGTAGTCAAACTCGATCGCCCATACATCACTCAACTCGGAACTACCTTGTGGGTTGAATTGAGAGTGTCGCACACCTCTTAA